The following are encoded together in the Parambassis ranga chromosome 20, fParRan2.1, whole genome shotgun sequence genome:
- the itgb1a gene encoding integrin beta-1a isoform X1, with amino-acid sequence MDLKLILMSTLLGVFCYCNAQKEGNECINANAKYCGECIQAGAKCGWCKDPDFLKQGETVSTRCDELQSLIRRGCVEAMIENPSGKQRILKNKPVTNRKKGAGKLNPEDITQIQPQKLNLHLRSGEPQSFNLKFKRAEDYPIDLYYLMDLSYSMKDDLENVKNLGTSLMLEMSKITSDFRIGFGSFVEKTVMPYISTTPAKLLNPCTGDQNCTSPFSYKNVLKLTSDGKKFNTLVGQQHISGNLDSPEGGFDAIMQVAVCGDQIGWRNVTRLLVFSTDAGFHFAGDGKLGGIVLPNDGKCHLENNIYTMSHYYDYPSIAHLVQKLSDNNIQTIFAVTEEFQPVYQELKNLIPKSAVGTLSANSSNVINLIIDAYNSLSSEVILENSKLPEGVTIAYTSRCKNGVVSEGENGRKCSNISIGDEVTFTISVTSKGCPKQGKPETIKIKPLGFTEEVEITLNFICECECHKDGIKNSPLCHFGNGTYECGACKCNEGRVGRQCECSSNDVATEDMDRTCRKDNGTDICSNNGECVCGTCECKKRDNPEERYSGQFCECDNFNCDRSGNTLCGGHGRCECRVCICDPMWTGTACDCSMDNSTCLATNKQICNGRGTCECGTCKCTDPKFQGPTCETCPTCPGVCTEHKDCVQCRAFGTGEKKDTCEKECSYFTLIKVKERNKLPQPNDATYPVMHCKERDANDCWFYYTYAVNNNTEKEVHVVETLDCPSGPDIIPIVAGVVAGIVLIGLALLLIWKLLMIIHDRREFAKFEKEKMNAKWDTQENPIYKSPINQFQNPNYGRKAAVL; translated from the exons ATGGACCTAAAGCTGATCTTGATGTCTACATTGTTAGGAGTCTTCTGTTACTGTAATGCTCAGAAAG AGGGGAACGAGTGCATCAATGCCAATGCCAAATACTGCGGGGAATGCATCCAGGCCGGAGCCAAATGTGGCTGGTGTAAAGACCCA GACTTCCTGAAACAGGGTGAGACAGTGTCAACCCGCTGTGATGAACTGCAGTCTCTAATCAGGAGGGGCTGTGTTGAGGCAATGATTGAGAACCCCTCCGGAAAGCAGAGAATCCTCAAAAACAAACCAGTAACGAATCGCAAAAAGGGAGCTGGGAAGCTAAACCCAGAGGACATCACACAGATCCAACCACAGAAACTGAACCTTCACCTTCGATCTG GTGAGCCTCAGTCTTTTAACTTGAAGTTCAAACGAGCAGAAGATTATCCCATTGACCTGTACTACTTGATGGACCTGTCCTACTCCATGAAGGACGATCTGGAGAATGTCAAGAACCTGGGAACCAGTCTGATGCTGGAGATGTCAAAGATCACCTCAGATTTCAGGATAG GTTTCGGTTCCTTTGTGGAGAAGACGGTCATGCCTTATATCAGCACCACCCCAGCCAAGCTGCTGAACCCATGCACAGGTGACCAGAACTGCACCAGCCCCTTCAGCTACAAGAACGTCCTGAAGCTGACCAGCGACGGCAAGAAGTTCAACACCCTGGTAGGACAGCAGCACATCTCTGGAAACCTGGACTCTCCAGAAGGAGGATTTGATGCCATCATGCAAGTGGCTGTGTGTGGG GATCAGATTGGCTGGAGGAATGTGACTCGACTGCTGGTGTTCTCCACTGATGCTGGCTTCCATTTTGCTGGAGATGGCAAACTGGGTGGCATCGTGCTACCAAATGATGGAAAATGTCACTTGGAGAACAATATTTACACCATGAGCCACTATTAT GACTATCCCTCCATTGCTCACCTGGTTCAGAAGCTCAGTGACAACAACATTCAGACTATCTTTGCTGTCACGGAGGAGTTCCAGCCTGTGTACCAG gaGCTGAAAAATCTGATACCAAAGTCTGCAGTGGGCACTCTGTCTGCCAACTCAAGCAATGTAATCAACCTCATTATAGATGCTTACAAT TCTCTCTCGTCCGAGGTCATTCTGGAGAACAGCAAGCTTCCAGAAGGAGTCACTATAGCCTATACATCACGCTGTAAGAACGGGGTGGTTAGTGAGGGCGAGAACGGACGGAAGTGCTCCAACATCTCCATCGGAGATGAG GTCACATTTACCATCAGTGTGACTTCTAAGGGCTGTCCAAAACAAGGGAAGCCTGAGACCATCAAGATAAAGCCCTTGGGATtcacagaggaggtggagattACCCTCAACTTTATCTGTGAGTGTGAATGCCACAAGGACGGTATCAAGAACAGTCCACTCTGCCACTTTGGTAATGGCACCTATGAGTGTGGAGCCTGCAA GTGTAACGAAGGTCGCGTGGGCAGGCAATGTGAATGCAGCAGCAACGACGTGGCTACAGAAGACATGGACCGGACGTGCCGCAAAGACAACGGCACCGACATCTGTAGCAACAacggagagtgtgtgtgcggcACGTGTGAGTGCAAAAAGAGAGACAACCCAGAGGAGAGGTACAGCGGCCAGTTCTGCGAGTGTGACAACTTCAACTGTGACCGCTCTGGAAACACActgtgtggag GGCATGGACGCTGTGAGTGCAGAGTGTGTATCTGTGACCCCATGTGGACTGGCACTGCCTGTGACTGCTCTATGGACAACAGCACATGTTTGGCCACCAACAAGCAGATCTGTAATGGCAGAGGAACATGTGAATGTGGCACATGCAAGTGCACTGATCCCAAATTCCAGGGTCCCACGTGTGAAACCTGCCCCACATGTCCAGGAGTCTGTACAGAGCACAA gGATTGCGTCCAGTGCCGGGCGTTCGGCACTGGTGAGAAGAAAGACACATGCGAGAAAGAATGCAGTTACTTCACCCTAATTAAAGTGAAAGAGAGGAACAAGCTGCCCCAGCCCAATGATGCCACCTACCCTGTGATGCACTGCAAGGAGAGGGACGCCAACGACTGCTGGTTCTACTACACCTACgctgtcaacaacaacacagaaaaggaGGTCCATGTGGTCGAAACGCTGG ACTGCCCCTCCGGTCCTGACATCATCCCCATTGTAGCGGGCGTGGTTGCCGGCATCGTGCTGATAGGTTTGGCCCTTCTGCTCATCTGGAAACTGCTGATGATCATCCATGACAGACGCGAGTTCGCCAAGTTTGAGAAGGAGAAGATGAATGCCAAATGGGATACG CAAGAGAACCCCATATACAAGAGTCCAATCAATCAGTTCCAGAACCCAAACTATGGACGTAAAGCTGCTGTCCTTTAA
- the itgb1a gene encoding integrin beta-1a isoform X2 yields MDLKLILMSTLLGVFCYCNAQKEGNECINANAKYCGECIQAGAKCGWCKDPDFLKQGETVSTRCDELQSLIRRGCVEAMIENPSGKQRILKNKPVTNRKKGAGKLNPEDITQIQPQKLNLHLRSGEPQSFNLKFKRAEDYPIDLYYLMDLSYSMKDDLENVKNLGTSLMLEMSKITSDFRIGFGSFVEKTVMPYISTTPAKLLNPCTGDQNCTSPFSYKNVLKLTSDGKKFNTLVGQQHISGNLDSPEGGFDAIMQVAVCGDQIGWRNVTRLLVFSTDAGFHFAGDGKLGGIVLPNDGKCHLENNIYTMSHYYDYPSIAHLVQKLSDNNIQTIFAVTEEFQPVYQELKNLIPKSAVGTLSANSSNVINLIIDAYNSLSSEVILENSKLPEGVTIAYTSRCKNGVVSEGENGRKCSNISIGDEVTFTISVTSKGCPKQGKPETIKIKPLGFTEEVEITLNFICECECHKDGIKNSPLCHFGNGTYECGACKCNEGRVGRQCECSSNDVATEDMDRTCRKDNGTDICSNNGECVCGTCECKKRDNPEERYSGQFCECDNFNCDRSGNTLCGGHGRCECRVCICDPMWTGTACDCSMDNSTCLATNKQICNGRGTCECGTCKCTDPKFQGPTCETCPTCPGVCTEHKDCVQCRAFGTGEKKDTCEKECSYFTLIKVKERNKLPQPNDATYPVMHCKERDANDCWFYYTYAVNNNTEKEVHVVETLDCPSGPDIIPIVAGVVAGIVLIGLALLLIWKLLMIIHDRREFAKFEKEKMNAKWDTGENPIYKSAVTTVVNPKYEGK; encoded by the exons ATGGACCTAAAGCTGATCTTGATGTCTACATTGTTAGGAGTCTTCTGTTACTGTAATGCTCAGAAAG AGGGGAACGAGTGCATCAATGCCAATGCCAAATACTGCGGGGAATGCATCCAGGCCGGAGCCAAATGTGGCTGGTGTAAAGACCCA GACTTCCTGAAACAGGGTGAGACAGTGTCAACCCGCTGTGATGAACTGCAGTCTCTAATCAGGAGGGGCTGTGTTGAGGCAATGATTGAGAACCCCTCCGGAAAGCAGAGAATCCTCAAAAACAAACCAGTAACGAATCGCAAAAAGGGAGCTGGGAAGCTAAACCCAGAGGACATCACACAGATCCAACCACAGAAACTGAACCTTCACCTTCGATCTG GTGAGCCTCAGTCTTTTAACTTGAAGTTCAAACGAGCAGAAGATTATCCCATTGACCTGTACTACTTGATGGACCTGTCCTACTCCATGAAGGACGATCTGGAGAATGTCAAGAACCTGGGAACCAGTCTGATGCTGGAGATGTCAAAGATCACCTCAGATTTCAGGATAG GTTTCGGTTCCTTTGTGGAGAAGACGGTCATGCCTTATATCAGCACCACCCCAGCCAAGCTGCTGAACCCATGCACAGGTGACCAGAACTGCACCAGCCCCTTCAGCTACAAGAACGTCCTGAAGCTGACCAGCGACGGCAAGAAGTTCAACACCCTGGTAGGACAGCAGCACATCTCTGGAAACCTGGACTCTCCAGAAGGAGGATTTGATGCCATCATGCAAGTGGCTGTGTGTGGG GATCAGATTGGCTGGAGGAATGTGACTCGACTGCTGGTGTTCTCCACTGATGCTGGCTTCCATTTTGCTGGAGATGGCAAACTGGGTGGCATCGTGCTACCAAATGATGGAAAATGTCACTTGGAGAACAATATTTACACCATGAGCCACTATTAT GACTATCCCTCCATTGCTCACCTGGTTCAGAAGCTCAGTGACAACAACATTCAGACTATCTTTGCTGTCACGGAGGAGTTCCAGCCTGTGTACCAG gaGCTGAAAAATCTGATACCAAAGTCTGCAGTGGGCACTCTGTCTGCCAACTCAAGCAATGTAATCAACCTCATTATAGATGCTTACAAT TCTCTCTCGTCCGAGGTCATTCTGGAGAACAGCAAGCTTCCAGAAGGAGTCACTATAGCCTATACATCACGCTGTAAGAACGGGGTGGTTAGTGAGGGCGAGAACGGACGGAAGTGCTCCAACATCTCCATCGGAGATGAG GTCACATTTACCATCAGTGTGACTTCTAAGGGCTGTCCAAAACAAGGGAAGCCTGAGACCATCAAGATAAAGCCCTTGGGATtcacagaggaggtggagattACCCTCAACTTTATCTGTGAGTGTGAATGCCACAAGGACGGTATCAAGAACAGTCCACTCTGCCACTTTGGTAATGGCACCTATGAGTGTGGAGCCTGCAA GTGTAACGAAGGTCGCGTGGGCAGGCAATGTGAATGCAGCAGCAACGACGTGGCTACAGAAGACATGGACCGGACGTGCCGCAAAGACAACGGCACCGACATCTGTAGCAACAacggagagtgtgtgtgcggcACGTGTGAGTGCAAAAAGAGAGACAACCCAGAGGAGAGGTACAGCGGCCAGTTCTGCGAGTGTGACAACTTCAACTGTGACCGCTCTGGAAACACActgtgtggag GGCATGGACGCTGTGAGTGCAGAGTGTGTATCTGTGACCCCATGTGGACTGGCACTGCCTGTGACTGCTCTATGGACAACAGCACATGTTTGGCCACCAACAAGCAGATCTGTAATGGCAGAGGAACATGTGAATGTGGCACATGCAAGTGCACTGATCCCAAATTCCAGGGTCCCACGTGTGAAACCTGCCCCACATGTCCAGGAGTCTGTACAGAGCACAA gGATTGCGTCCAGTGCCGGGCGTTCGGCACTGGTGAGAAGAAAGACACATGCGAGAAAGAATGCAGTTACTTCACCCTAATTAAAGTGAAAGAGAGGAACAAGCTGCCCCAGCCCAATGATGCCACCTACCCTGTGATGCACTGCAAGGAGAGGGACGCCAACGACTGCTGGTTCTACTACACCTACgctgtcaacaacaacacagaaaaggaGGTCCATGTGGTCGAAACGCTGG ACTGCCCCTCCGGTCCTGACATCATCCCCATTGTAGCGGGCGTGGTTGCCGGCATCGTGCTGATAGGTTTGGCCCTTCTGCTCATCTGGAAACTGCTGATGATCATCCATGACAGACGCGAGTTCGCCAAGTTTGAGAAGGAGAAGATGAATGCCAAATGGGATACG gGTGAAAATCCCATCTACAAAAGTGCTGTCACAACTGTGGTCAATCCCAAATATGAAGGCAAATGA
- the rab18a gene encoding ras-related protein Rab-18a: protein MEEDILTTLKILIIGESGVGKSSLLLRFTDDTFDPEQSATIGVDFKVKTLSVDGNKAKLAIWDTAGQERFRTLTPSYYRGAQGVILVYDVTRRETFTKLDNWLNELETYCTRNDLVKMLVGNKIDKENHEVDRAEGLKFARKHSMLFIEASAKTRDGVQCAFEELVEKIIQTPGLWQSENHGRPVQLTDEDVGGESCGGYCALF from the exons ATGGAAGAAGACATATTAACGACTCTGAAAATATTGATAATAGGAGAGAGTGGTGTTGGAAAGTCCAG CCTCCTCTTGAGATTCACAGATGACACATTTGACCCTGAACAGTCGGCAACAATAG GTGTTGACTTCAAAGTGAAGACTCTTTCTGTGGATGGCAACAAGGCAAAGCTGGCAATATGG gacACTGCTGGACAAGAGCGCTTCCGAACGTTGACGCCGAGTTACTACCGCGGTGCCCAAGGAGTCATCCTGG TGTATGATGTCACACGGCGGGAAACCTTTACCAAGCTCGACAACTGGCTCAATGAGCTGGAGACGTACTGTACAAGGAACGACCTCGTCAAAATGCTTGTGGGAAACAAAATTGATAAG GAAAACCACGAGGTAGACAGAGCTGAAGGGCTGAAGTTTGCACGAAAACATTCCATGCTTTTTATAG AGGCAAGTGCCAAGACGAGGGACGGCGTTCAGTGTGCGTTCGAGGAGCTGGTGGAGAAGATCATCCAGACACCCGGTTTATGGCAGAGCGAGAACCACGGGCGCCCAGTCCAGCTAACTGATGAAGATGTGGGAGGTGAAAGCTGTGGCGGTTACTGCGCTCTATTTtag